Proteins encoded by one window of Epinephelus moara isolate mb chromosome 18, YSFRI_EMoa_1.0, whole genome shotgun sequence:
- the ccdc103 gene encoding coiled-coil domain-containing protein 103 isoform X1, translated as MDPHKPFQNKGSTILPAAQSSVPAVTTLHCAGADRQPVVMETICCMRPTRILKTPEHTESRSTRSQSCCRDLVLSCHLRPLDKKDKDGAPRRQPWNPVAPSNK; from the exons ATGGATCCACACAAACCATTTCAAAACAAAGGCAGCACCATTTTACCCGCTGCTCAGTCCTCTGTTCCCGCGGTGACCACACTGCACTGCGCAGGCGCCGACCGCCAGCCCGTCGTCATGGAGACGATTTGTTGCATGAGACCAACAAGGATCCTaaaaacacctgaacacacagagagcagaagCACAAGGAGTCAAAGCTGCTGCAG agACCTGGTCCTGTCCTGTCACCTCAGGCCTCTGGACAAGAAAGACAAAGATGGAGCTCCACGGAGACAGCCCTGGAACCCTGTCGCCCCGAGCAACAAGTGA
- the ccdc103 gene encoding coiled-coil domain-containing protein 103 isoform X2, with amino-acid sequence MPKSERDVIDFSALERELQMAVESERRYQRENEAKLRAVSQRVASYSQFRDLVLSCHLRPLDKKDKDGAPRRQPWNPVAPSNK; translated from the exons ATGCCGAAGTCGGAGCGTGATGTCATCGACTTCTCTGCGCTAGAGAGAGAGTTGCAGATGGCAGTTGAGTCTGAGCGAAGATATCAGCGAGAGAACGAAGCGAAACTGAGAGCTGTCAGTCAGAGAGTCGCCTCCTACAGCCAGTTCAG agACCTGGTCCTGTCCTGTCACCTCAGGCCTCTGGACAAGAAAGACAAAGATGGAGCTCCACGGAGACAGCCCTGGAACCCTGTCGCCCCGAGCAACAAGTGA
- the abi3a gene encoding ABI family, member 3a isoform X2 — protein MKEQNFKEEVMKIMEEAPNARKALLENYDNLLNVADYCYNNYVQSGDGSMKALEETKNFTTQSLASVAYQISTLASSVLSLLDAQTNQLRHMESSINLIGQTVEMHKEKVSRREIGVFTAVRRVPRSHKILPPPQPPAGTQPRPPYSRRPINYQQLDSLGHGMKVSGKQSDRTGTIRKHGASNRSIKPPEPVQCPVAPPVSSSFGKPVAPPTIPITCPVPPECDIITTLLDDAPPPPPLANEMPAQDDEVTNTLAPPPPPPDLSGEMAALPPPPPPPPPPPPSQTLTNHSAPPLAPPLSLETVMEESSFPPPSPPPPPPPPPSDDGGFPPLPINGSELLAPPPPPPPSQEVDVTLLSRRSRRRRSPPTTRSLSLRVRSGPASRYHYARSLFLPAVQSLMIPPPPPYPPPNAPPPSSSSSSFTLLPRSSSSPRLCLPARLEHLDLELPAMPPPLLLDDEVGFDDLMPPLPPPVDYDTNAPSQYLEKVEALYNYEASKPDDLSFAEGDIIYMTHRHDDGWCEGVLNGNEGFFPENYVQSYG, from the exons ATGAAGGAGCAGAACTTTAAAGAGGAAGTGATGAAGATCATGGAGGAAGCTCCAAACGCCAGAAAAGCTCTGCTGGAGAATTACGACAACCTGCTGAACGTGGCCGATTACTGCTACAACAACTACGTACAG tcagGTGACGGCAGCATGAAAGCGTTGGAGGAAACAAAGAACTTCACCACCCAATCACTGGCCAGCGTCGCCTACCAGATCAGCACTCTGGCCAGTAGCGTGCTGAGTCTTCTCGACGCTCAGACCAATCAGCTGCGTCACATGGAGTCTTCCATCAACCTCATTGGTCAG ACGGTGGAGATGCACAAAGAGAAGGTTTCCCGCAGAGAGATTGGCGTCTTCACGGCAGTGAGACGAGTCCCACGTAGCCACAAgattctccctcctcctcagcctcccGCAGGCACACAGCCCCGCCCACCGTACAGCCGCAGACCAATCAACTACCAGCAGCTGGACAGCCTGGGCCACGGCATGAAG GTCTCTGGGAAACAGTCAGACCGAACAGGAACCATCCGTAAACACGGCGCCTCCAACAG gtcCATCAAACCTCCAGAGCCAGTTCAGTGTCCGGTGGCGCCCCCTGTCAGCAG CTCTTTTGGGAAACCTGTAGCTCCGCCCACCATCCCCATCACCTGCCCAGTCCCACCtgagtgtgacatcatcaccacGCTGCTGGACGACgccccgcctcctcctcctttagCCAATGAAATGCCAGCCCAGGATGATGAGGTCACCAACACCTTGGCCCCGCCCCCTCCCCCACCAGATTTGTCAGGAGAGATGGCGGCTCTGCCccctcccccccctcctcctccacctcctcctccttcacagactctgaccaatcacagtgcTCCCCCGCTGGCTCCACCCCTCAGCCTCGAGACAG TGATGGAGGAGAGCAGCTTCccacctccctctcctcctcctcctcctcctcctcctccctctgatgatgGCGGCTTCCCCCCACTGCCCATCAACGGCTCAGAACTGCTGGCTccgccccctccacctccacctagCCAGGAAGTAGATG tgaccCTCCTGTCCAGGAGGAGTCGCCGCCGTCGCTCACCACCTACcactcgctccctctctctgaggGTCCGCTCTGGCCCCGCCTCCCGCTACCACTACGCACGCTCTCTCTTCCTGCCTGCTGTCCAATCAT tgatgatcccccctcctcccccataCCCTCCCCCCAatgctcctcctccctcctcttcctcttcctccttcaccCTGCTCCCTCGCTCCTCTTCCTCGCCTCGACTCTGCTTACCTGCTCGCCTTGAACACCTGg ATCTAGAGCTCCCAGCCATGCCCCCTCCTCTCCTATTGGACGACGAGGTTGGTTTCGATGACCTGATGccacccctccctccacctGTGGACTACGACACCAACGCCCCCTCCCAGTACCTGGAGAAAG TGGAGGCACTGTACAACTACGAGGCATCCAAACCTGACGACCTGTCATTTGCTGAGGGCGACATCATCTACATGACTCACCGCCATGACGACGGCTGGTGTGAGGGGGTTCTTAACGGCAACGAGGGCTTCTTCCCTGAAAACTACGTCCAATCATATGGTTAG
- the abi3a gene encoding ABI family, member 3a isoform X1 — MKEQNFKEEVMKIMEEAPNARKALLENYDNLLNVADYCYNNYVQSGDGSMKALEETKNFTTQSLASVAYQISTLASSVLSLLDAQTNQLRHMESSINLIGQTVEMHKEKVSRREIGVFTAVRRVPRSHKILPPPQPPAGTQPRPPYSRRPINYQQLDSLGHGMKVSGKQSDRTGTIRKHGASNRSIKPPEPVQCPVAPPVSSSFGKPVAPPTIPITCPVPPECDIITTLLDDAPPPPPLANEMPAQDDEVTNTLAPPPPPPDLSGEMAALPPPPPPPPPPPPSQTLTNHSAPPLAPPLSLETVMEESSFPPPSPPPPPPPPPSDDGGFPPLPINGSELLAPPPPPPPSQEVDDLELPAMPPPLLLDDEVGFDDLMPPLPPPVDYDTNAPSQYLEKVEALYNYEASKPDDLSFAEGDIIYMTHRHDDGWCEGVLNGNEGFFPENYVQSYG, encoded by the exons ATGAAGGAGCAGAACTTTAAAGAGGAAGTGATGAAGATCATGGAGGAAGCTCCAAACGCCAGAAAAGCTCTGCTGGAGAATTACGACAACCTGCTGAACGTGGCCGATTACTGCTACAACAACTACGTACAG tcagGTGACGGCAGCATGAAAGCGTTGGAGGAAACAAAGAACTTCACCACCCAATCACTGGCCAGCGTCGCCTACCAGATCAGCACTCTGGCCAGTAGCGTGCTGAGTCTTCTCGACGCTCAGACCAATCAGCTGCGTCACATGGAGTCTTCCATCAACCTCATTGGTCAG ACGGTGGAGATGCACAAAGAGAAGGTTTCCCGCAGAGAGATTGGCGTCTTCACGGCAGTGAGACGAGTCCCACGTAGCCACAAgattctccctcctcctcagcctcccGCAGGCACACAGCCCCGCCCACCGTACAGCCGCAGACCAATCAACTACCAGCAGCTGGACAGCCTGGGCCACGGCATGAAG GTCTCTGGGAAACAGTCAGACCGAACAGGAACCATCCGTAAACACGGCGCCTCCAACAG gtcCATCAAACCTCCAGAGCCAGTTCAGTGTCCGGTGGCGCCCCCTGTCAGCAG CTCTTTTGGGAAACCTGTAGCTCCGCCCACCATCCCCATCACCTGCCCAGTCCCACCtgagtgtgacatcatcaccacGCTGCTGGACGACgccccgcctcctcctcctttagCCAATGAAATGCCAGCCCAGGATGATGAGGTCACCAACACCTTGGCCCCGCCCCCTCCCCCACCAGATTTGTCAGGAGAGATGGCGGCTCTGCCccctcccccccctcctcctccacctcctcctccttcacagactctgaccaatcacagtgcTCCCCCGCTGGCTCCACCCCTCAGCCTCGAGACAG TGATGGAGGAGAGCAGCTTCccacctccctctcctcctcctcctcctcctcctcctccctctgatgatgGCGGCTTCCCCCCACTGCCCATCAACGGCTCAGAACTGCTGGCTccgccccctccacctccacctagCCAGGAAGTAGATG ATCTAGAGCTCCCAGCCATGCCCCCTCCTCTCCTATTGGACGACGAGGTTGGTTTCGATGACCTGATGccacccctccctccacctGTGGACTACGACACCAACGCCCCCTCCCAGTACCTGGAGAAAG TGGAGGCACTGTACAACTACGAGGCATCCAAACCTGACGACCTGTCATTTGCTGAGGGCGACATCATCTACATGACTCACCGCCATGACGACGGCTGGTGTGAGGGGGTTCTTAACGGCAACGAGGGCTTCTTCCCTGAAAACTACGTCCAATCATATGGTTAG
- the ifnphi1 gene encoding interferon phi 1, with protein MGVMSQLVFIRDSLELIAGLYHHDNRSSVGWDTDKTERFLMTIHRQTDGLNSCVSTNRRADSRLRKYYRRLETRTLYKTGGSAASWELIRKESRRHLHQLDVLVACIRAAVASGRRCTT; from the exons ATGGGT GTGATGTCCCAGCTGGTTTTCATCAGAGACAGTCTGGAGCTGATTGCGGGTCTCTATCACCATGACAACCGCTCCTCCGTTGGCTGGGACACAGACAAGACAGAACGCTTCCTGATGACCATccacagacagacggacggactCAACAGCTGC GTGTCGACCAACAGACGAGCAGACAGCAGGCTGAGGAAATACTACAGGAGGCTGGAGACCCGAACTCTGTACAAAACT GGTGGTAGCGCTGCATCCTGGGAGCTGATCAGGAAGGAGAGCAGACGACACCTCCATCAGTTGGACGTGTTGGTGGCGTGCATCAGAGCTGCAGTTGCCAGCGGGAGGCGCTGTACGACTTAG